In Candidatus Neomarinimicrobiota bacterium, a single genomic region encodes these proteins:
- the rfbC gene encoding dTDP-4-dehydrorhamnose 3,5-epimerase: MDVRLINTEIPEVKLIETARFTDERGFFMESFHKQAFDELGIPSIYVQDNYSRSKKGVLRGIHYQDMSAPMGKLVRCTVGEIVDVAVDLRAGSPTFGKYVKEVLSDANNRLLYIPEGFGHAFLSLSDRTDVMYKCTGFYSPSSEGTVVWNDPQLGIDWGLEDPIVSDKDGKGKSLEQYLAEPAYVYKSS, encoded by the coding sequence ATGGATGTACGACTTATAAACACCGAGATACCGGAAGTAAAACTAATTGAAACAGCTCGTTTTACGGACGAACGTGGATTTTTCATGGAATCTTTCCACAAACAGGCTTTTGATGAATTAGGCATCCCTTCCATCTACGTTCAGGATAATTATTCACGGTCTAAAAAAGGTGTTTTGCGCGGTATTCATTACCAGGACATGTCAGCACCTATGGGAAAACTCGTACGCTGTACCGTTGGAGAAATAGTTGACGTTGCGGTGGACCTGAGGGCCGGCTCACCAACGTTCGGGAAGTATGTAAAGGAGGTTCTATCCGACGCGAATAACCGGCTGCTCTACATTCCGGAAGGGTTTGGACATGCTTTTTTGTCGCTTTCGGACAGAACGGACGTTATGTATAAATGCACGGGATTTTATTCACCTTCCTCGGAGGGAACAGTGGTCTGGAACGATCCTCAATTGGGGATCGACTGGGGATTAGAAGACCCGATAGTCTCCGATAAAGACGGAAAGGGCAAATCTCTCGAACAATATTTGGCAGAACCCGCCTATGTTTATAAAAGTTCATAA
- the cdd gene encoding cytidine deaminase codes for MDSKELATIALNARAHARAPYSNFKVGAALLTKSGKVYTGSNVESSSYGLTICAERVALVKALSEGDDQFDSIAVVSETGASPCGACRQLLWDYTKDIPVYLSDGIGEITKYNLSDLLAHPFDDSQLPSTDG; via the coding sequence ATGGACTCAAAAGAATTAGCGACAATCGCACTTAATGCAAGGGCTCACGCCCGTGCGCCTTACTCCAATTTCAAGGTTGGGGCAGCTCTTTTGACAAAATCGGGGAAAGTATACACAGGCTCTAATGTTGAATCGTCTTCTTACGGTTTGACCATATGCGCCGAGAGAGTTGCGCTTGTAAAAGCGCTGAGTGAGGGAGACGACCAGTTCGATTCGATAGCGGTCGTTTCTGAGACAGGCGCCTCCCCTTGCGGCGCATGCCGACAATTGCTTTGGGATTACACGAAAGATATACCTGTCTATCTGTCCGATGGGATCGGGGAAATCACTAAATACAATCTCTCCGATCTACTGGCTCATCCGTTTGACGACTCACAGCTTCCTTCAACCGATGGCTGA
- the udk gene encoding uridine kinase — protein sequence MADKGKEKPLLIGIAGGTGSGKTLVSNRIYEELGSNQVAIIEQDSYYRDHSDIPIDDRNNRNFDHPNAFDFELMRHQVEILMEGRAVKVPVYDYKTHTRKKQKRTVKDHVVIILEGILTLFDPGIRAMMDIKVYIDTPSDTRFIRRLNRDTNERGRDIDSVVKQYQESVRPMHEQFVEPTKAYADIIIPGGGYNNVAVDLLKTKVSALLTERMNSVKKSGK from the coding sequence ATGGCTGATAAAGGAAAAGAAAAACCCCTGCTCATTGGGATCGCAGGCGGTACCGGCTCGGGGAAAACGCTGGTATCGAACCGGATTTATGAAGAATTAGGTTCGAATCAGGTAGCTATCATAGAACAGGATTCGTACTATCGTGATCATTCAGATATTCCGATTGACGACAGAAACAATCGCAATTTCGATCATCCGAATGCTTTCGATTTTGAACTGATGCGGCATCAGGTAGAGATACTAATGGAAGGGAGAGCTGTAAAGGTTCCTGTCTATGACTATAAAACTCACACTCGTAAAAAACAAAAGCGCACTGTAAAAGATCACGTTGTCATCATCCTCGAAGGGATTCTCACACTTTTCGATCCGGGCATCAGGGCTATGATGGACATTAAAGTCTATATCGACACCCCCTCCGATACAAGGTTTATCAGAAGGCTGAACCGCGATACGAATGAGAGAGGACGCGATATCGATTCTGTCGTGAAACAGTACCAGGAAAGTGTCAGACCTATGCACGAACAATTCGTGGAACCGACAAAGGCGTATGCCGATATTATCATACCCGGCGGAGGTTATAATAACGTAGCAGTGGACCTCCTAAAAACAAAAGTGTCCGCTCTATTAACCGAGCGAATGAATTCAGTGAAAAAATCAGGGAAATAA
- a CDS encoding thymidine kinase, which translates to MHTPQSGRGTIEAICGGMFSGKTEELIRRIRRAQIAKLKVAIFKPEIDDRFSPDHLVSHSQWKIPSIAVKEPSEIIEKGMEADVLGIDEVQFFDRGIVKVIDELANSGKRVIVAGLDQDFRGVPYEPMPQIMAIAEYVDKILAVCMVCGQPANKTQRLTSQTEKVVIGANEAYEARCRECYEPPPEVS; encoded by the coding sequence ATGCACACACCTCAATCAGGCAGAGGAACCATCGAAGCTATATGCGGCGGAATGTTCAGCGGTAAAACGGAAGAACTGATTCGAAGAATCCGGCGCGCCCAGATCGCCAAGCTCAAAGTGGCAATTTTTAAGCCGGAAATTGATGACAGATTCAGCCCAGACCATTTAGTCTCTCACAGCCAATGGAAGATCCCGTCGATAGCAGTCAAGGAACCATCCGAAATAATAGAAAAAGGGATGGAAGCGGATGTGCTCGGAATTGATGAAGTACAATTTTTCGACCGCGGGATCGTAAAGGTCATAGACGAACTCGCAAACTCCGGTAAAAGAGTGATAGTAGCCGGACTCGATCAGGATTTCAGGGGGGTACCGTACGAACCTATGCCCCAGATTATGGCGATAGCGGAATACGTTGATAAGATACTCGCGGTTTGCATGGTTTGCGGTCAGCCTGCAAACAAGACGCAGAGGTTGACATCGCAAACCGAGAAAGTGGTCATTGGAGCAAACGAAGCCTATGAAGCGCGATGTCGTGAATGTTATGAACCTCCGCCGGAAGTCTCTTAG
- a CDS encoding NupC/NupG family nucleoside CNT transporter — protein sequence MRFVSLFGLLVFIGIAFLMSNNKSKIRPRIILWGLGLQLLFASIILGNPISIWNVTLSVSFSGMYLFLSLILMYAFKDEINQKSDRNAQLIHTALILLGSGLYAFLLYKFARFGMTTIVLGISFIAIFILRFIKKTEYQKYLVSSFLISSWVFLLTNNLDGKTVFKMLSAKVNTFLKLADLGSAFLFGNLIDPKYYDTFGFQFAFAVLPTIIFFAAFLSILYHLGVMQVIVGGMAKFMRWTMGTSGAETLSCSANVFVGQTESPLLIKPFLNGMTVSELATVMIGGFATIAGGVLAGYIRMGIDPGHLIAASVMSAPAALVIGKIIYPETEHSETAGDVEIPRTKTSVNLLDAATAGVTDGLKLAVNVGAMLLAFIALIGLVDLILNFMDGLIDGRLLGGTYQTYTGSGGFSPVNGEYLGLFPGSLKTLFGTLLRPLAWTMGVAWNEADKVGNLLGVKIALNEFVAYAQLGSHVSVGDLSERSLIISTYALCGFANFSSIGIQIGGISAIAPGRRSDLAKIGLKAMFGGALASWMTATIAGVLI from the coding sequence ATGAGATTTGTCAGTCTATTCGGATTATTGGTGTTTATCGGCATCGCATTCCTTATGTCGAATAATAAAAGCAAAATTCGCCCGAGGATAATACTATGGGGCTTAGGACTTCAATTATTGTTTGCTTCGATCATTCTCGGAAATCCGATATCGATATGGAATGTGACACTTTCTGTTTCATTTTCCGGAATGTATTTGTTCCTCTCTTTGATACTAATGTACGCATTCAAGGACGAGATAAATCAAAAATCTGATAGGAACGCTCAGCTAATACACACTGCCCTGATTTTATTGGGTTCAGGTTTATATGCATTTTTGTTATACAAATTTGCACGATTCGGTATGACAACAATCGTATTGGGAATTTCATTTATAGCCATTTTTATACTCCGATTTATTAAAAAAACAGAATATCAAAAATATTTAGTTTCTTCATTTTTAATTTCAAGTTGGGTGTTTCTGCTTACCAATAATTTAGATGGTAAAACAGTTTTTAAGATGTTATCAGCAAAAGTAAATACATTTTTAAAACTTGCGGATCTCGGCTCGGCTTTCCTGTTCGGTAACCTCATTGATCCGAAATATTATGATACATTCGGTTTCCAGTTCGCCTTTGCAGTACTTCCCACCATAATATTTTTTGCGGCATTTCTTTCAATACTCTATCATCTCGGGGTAATGCAGGTGATAGTTGGAGGGATGGCTAAATTCATGCGTTGGACGATGGGAACCAGCGGGGCTGAGACTCTCTCATGCAGTGCAAACGTCTTCGTAGGACAAACGGAGTCCCCCCTTCTCATCAAACCCTTTTTGAACGGGATGACGGTCTCGGAGCTCGCTACCGTTATGATCGGTGGATTCGCAACTATCGCAGGAGGTGTTTTGGCCGGATACATCCGTATGGGCATAGACCCCGGACACCTGATCGCGGCGAGCGTGATGTCGGCGCCCGCGGCGCTGGTAATCGGAAAGATCATTTATCCGGAGACTGAACATTCTGAAACTGCCGGCGATGTCGAAATACCCCGGACTAAAACCTCCGTCAACCTGCTCGATGCCGCAACTGCCGGTGTAACGGACGGATTGAAGTTAGCCGTAAATGTCGGCGCCATGCTTCTCGCGTTTATAGCCTTGATCGGACTGGTAGATTTAATACTAAATTTTATGGACGGCTTGATCGACGGAAGGTTACTCGGCGGCACTTATCAAACTTATACTGGAAGCGGAGGATTTTCTCCCGTTAACGGCGAATATCTCGGTCTGTTTCCGGGCTCGCTGAAGACGCTTTTCGGTACTCTTCTTCGTCCCCTCGCATGGACCATGGGTGTCGCCTGGAACGAAGCGGATAAGGTAGGAAATCTTCTTGGAGTTAAAATTGCCCTCAATGAATTTGTCGCCTACGCTCAGCTGGGAAGCCATGTCAGTGTCGGCGATCTTTCCGAACGTTCATTGATCATATCCACCTACGCTCTTTGCGGATTTGCCAATTTCTCCTCTATTGGAATCCAAATCGGCGGTATATCCGCGATCGCGCCCGGAAGGCGCTCGGACCTTGCGAAAATAGGTCTCAAAGCTATGTTCGGAGGAGCGTTAGCATCATGGATGACAGCGACTATTGCAGGCGTTCTAATTTAA
- a CDS encoding adenylate kinase encodes MRMVLLGPPGSGKGTQAQLLVEKFGVPQISTGDILRDNIAKKNELGIFADRLLKKGELVPDDLILSMIETILDGDNARSGFIFDGFPRTIPQAEGLDDLLEQRDIGIDYVISFEILEDEVVNRLSARWSCPNCGSLFNTLSHPPSETGICDNCGSELQQRDDDRPDTIRHRLSVYSRQTEPLVEYYKKKGNLTIISAGGGPQTVFDRIIETISKDDL; translated from the coding sequence ATGAGAATGGTGTTATTGGGCCCTCCCGGCTCAGGTAAGGGAACACAGGCGCAGCTATTAGTCGAAAAATTCGGAGTACCTCAAATTTCGACCGGTGATATTCTGAGAGACAACATAGCTAAGAAAAACGAGCTGGGAATTTTTGCCGACCGACTCCTGAAAAAGGGGGAGCTTGTACCGGATGACCTGATACTTAGTATGATCGAGACCATTCTCGACGGAGATAATGCCCGCTCCGGTTTTATATTTGACGGCTTCCCGCGTACGATCCCGCAGGCTGAGGGTCTTGACGATCTTCTTGAACAAAGGGATATTGGGATCGATTACGTCATCAGCTTTGAAATCCTTGAAGATGAGGTCGTCAACAGACTCTCCGCACGTTGGTCCTGCCCGAACTGCGGTAGTCTATTTAACACTCTTTCTCACCCGCCTTCAGAAACCGGAATTTGTGATAATTGCGGCAGCGAACTCCAGCAGAGGGACGATGACCGTCCGGATACGATTCGACACCGTTTATCGGTTTACTCTCGTCAGACTGAACCGCTCGTAGAATACTATAAGAAGAAGGGGAATCTGACAATCATATCCGCCGGGGGCGGACCCCAAACTGTATTTGACAGAATTATCGAGACAATTTCAAAAGACGATCTATAA
- a CDS encoding dephospho-CoA kinase, giving the protein MTIIGVTGGMGSGKTLVSSMLGKLGAKVIEADKVAKGLYAAEPDLKRDIIEAFGMGILDESGEVSFKRLAAEAFKDKSTTATLNKITHPYIREAIRQLIIDHSMTENIIAVDAALLFEGELLYTVDYIIAVTAPEDGRIDRIVKSGRFTEDEVRRRMKYQLPDEEKAALSDFVIANTGTIEELERKVKDVFNQIKNPPDF; this is encoded by the coding sequence ATGACCATTATCGGCGTAACGGGGGGGATGGGGAGCGGAAAGACATTGGTCAGCTCCATGCTGGGTAAATTAGGGGCAAAGGTCATAGAGGCGGACAAGGTTGCGAAAGGGCTTTATGCCGCCGAACCGGATCTCAAAAGAGATATTATCGAGGCTTTCGGTATGGGAATTCTGGATGAATCCGGTGAAGTATCCTTCAAGCGGCTGGCTGCCGAAGCGTTCAAAGATAAATCGACAACCGCAACTCTCAATAAGATAACTCACCCTTATATAAGAGAGGCGATAAGGCAATTGATAATCGACCACTCAATGACCGAAAATATTATTGCCGTCGATGCGGCGCTTCTGTTTGAAGGGGAATTGCTGTATACGGTGGATTATATTATTGCGGTGACCGCGCCCGAGGATGGACGTATAGACAGGATCGTTAAATCCGGTAGATTTACCGAAGACGAAGTCCGACGTCGAATGAAGTATCAACTCCCGGATGAGGAGAAAGCTGCCCTGTCAGATTTCGTAATCGCAAATACGGGAACGATTGAAGAACTCGAACGAAAAGTTAAAGACGTTTTTAATCAGATAAAGAATCCACCTGACTTTTAA
- a CDS encoding M23 family metallopeptidase, producing the protein MKREPGEFTFTVQMRLKIISALFLYFSAAGEFLSAQKYYWPTNASKAITSTFSEFRPGHFHSGIDIKTWNREGYKIFAVSDGYISRVRVSPYGYGKVIYQKLSDGNTAVYAHLRSFTEDIEKVIKKNQNSSGEYRVDIQFNSSQYPVKRGETIALSGKTGTKYPHLHFEIRDSRNNPMNPLAFGFKIKDAVHPTPVRLAFIPLENGSEIDGGFTDKTYKLHRVGKYVYQIKDTVQIYGKIGIALSAYDMANDIPNKYGINSFRLKIDGVEYFRANYETFSFDNTRQIEVDREYRLWRKGKGLFHSLYVKPYNTMPFYSNRSDGALDSSVMPGLHSYEIEVSDYYGNKSIVRGAFVYNTSHSVNVSLTEFAQGQYKFKFSKRGVPLSRVKISGYLPGKGYVKLSSKTIGKNKTSITTSLTINSQLYGHLRIDGHDIIGASLLPVFVSLREEKSKVENDTIKFEIYDKHMAIIYTHSELLSEAPVLRLKNGQNKPLNIPLRQTEAFRYEASVPLDILTTLTILSVIDGSSGDVLYEDVLSLNQISHRTGGTLVSGDGNFMVQFDENSLYGDYYGDVIIEDNNDFGNINKNLVTPVYKISPNYQPMKEIIKVLLRYPHTTIDREKLGMYYHDMKEGWVFLKSDHDTSMTVLSTDVLSLESFAVLSDMIPPKISKVTPLDRSVVSKENLRISAEITDDLSGIEDERSIQFKLDGKKLIFEWHPASNTATYVSDRNLSKGKHRLQISAVDNARNESVINFSFYIR; encoded by the coding sequence TTGAAGAGAGAACCGGGGGAGTTTACATTTACCGTTCAAATGAGATTGAAAATCATATCGGCTTTATTCCTATACTTCTCCGCGGCGGGAGAATTTCTCTCAGCACAAAAATACTACTGGCCCACAAATGCAAGCAAAGCGATTACATCGACGTTCAGTGAATTTCGCCCGGGGCATTTTCATTCGGGGATAGACATAAAAACATGGAACAGGGAAGGATATAAAATATTTGCGGTCAGTGACGGGTATATATCCAGGGTACGGGTATCCCCGTACGGCTATGGAAAGGTGATTTACCAGAAGCTCTCAGACGGTAACACCGCCGTTTATGCGCATCTGAGGAGTTTCACCGAGGATATTGAGAAAGTCATTAAAAAAAACCAGAACAGTTCCGGAGAGTACAGGGTAGACATTCAATTTAATTCGTCACAATATCCTGTGAAAAGAGGAGAGACAATAGCCTTAAGCGGTAAAACGGGTACTAAATATCCGCACCTTCACTTCGAAATAAGGGACTCCCGGAACAATCCTATGAACCCGTTGGCTTTCGGTTTCAAGATAAAGGACGCGGTTCATCCGACTCCCGTCAGGCTTGCATTTATCCCATTGGAGAACGGATCCGAAATCGACGGAGGGTTCACTGACAAAACATATAAATTGCACAGGGTAGGGAAATACGTTTACCAGATAAAAGATACCGTTCAAATATACGGTAAGATCGGCATTGCCCTCTCTGCATACGACATGGCAAACGACATCCCCAACAAATACGGGATAAATTCGTTTCGCCTAAAGATCGACGGTGTGGAATATTTCCGGGCGAACTACGAGACGTTTTCCTTTGATAATACGAGGCAGATTGAAGTCGACAGAGAATACAGGCTCTGGAGGAAGGGCAAAGGCCTCTTTCATTCGCTATACGTTAAGCCATATAACACAATGCCGTTCTATAGTAACAGATCCGACGGAGCGCTTGACAGTTCTGTTATGCCCGGTCTTCACTCGTACGAAATAGAGGTTTCAGATTATTATGGAAACAAATCAATAGTCCGCGGCGCCTTCGTGTACAACACTTCTCATTCTGTCAATGTTTCACTGACCGAATTCGCTCAGGGGCAATATAAATTTAAGTTCAGTAAAAGAGGAGTGCCGTTAAGCAGGGTAAAAATATCGGGATATTTACCCGGCAAGGGATATGTGAAGCTCAGCTCAAAAACTATCGGAAAAAATAAAACAAGCATAACGACATCATTAACAATAAACTCTCAGCTGTACGGGCATCTAAGGATTGATGGGCATGACATTATCGGAGCTTCTTTACTACCGGTCTTCGTGAGTTTGCGAGAAGAAAAATCAAAAGTTGAAAATGATACGATCAAGTTTGAAATCTATGACAAGCATATGGCTATAATCTATACTCATTCGGAACTCCTTTCTGAGGCGCCTGTGTTGCGGTTAAAGAATGGGCAGAATAAGCCCTTGAATATACCGCTGAGACAAACTGAAGCGTTCAGATATGAGGCTTCCGTCCCGCTTGACATTTTAACAACCCTTACAATTTTGAGTGTTATTGATGGAAGTTCCGGAGACGTGCTATACGAAGATGTGCTCTCTCTTAACCAGATATCGCATAGAACAGGAGGGACTCTCGTATCCGGGGACGGAAATTTCATGGTACAATTCGATGAGAATTCCCTGTACGGTGATTATTATGGAGATGTAATTATAGAGGATAATAATGATTTTGGAAATATCAACAAAAACCTTGTGACGCCCGTATACAAAATATCTCCCAACTACCAACCTATGAAAGAGATAATAAAAGTTCTGCTCCGATATCCCCACACGACGATAGATAGGGAGAAATTAGGGATGTATTATCACGATATGAAAGAGGGTTGGGTGTTTTTGAAGAGTGATCACGACACTTCCATGACTGTTCTGTCAACGGATGTCTTAAGTTTAGAAAGCTTTGCGGTATTAAGCGATATGATCCCGCCAAAGATTTCGAAAGTAACACCTTTGGATCGCTCAGTCGTTTCGAAAGAGAATCTGAGGATATCAGCAGAAATCACCGATGACCTTTCAGGAATCGAAGATGAACGCTCGATACAGTTCAAATTGGACGGCAAAAAATTGATATTCGAATGGCATCCGGCTTCCAATACAGCGACGTACGTGAGTGACAGAAACCTATCGAAGGGTAAGCATAGACTCCAAATCTCTGCTGTCGACAATGCCCGTAATGAATCCGTTATCAATTTTAGTTTTTATATCCGGTAA